CGACAAATCTGTAGAACTTCAACAAATCATAGAAGATTTAGAAACCAAAGAAGAGCGTTGGTTCGAATTATCTATGAAAATGGAAGGGTAAAAGTGTAGAAGTTTTTTTAAATGAACTTTAGAATATTGTTGAGAATCAAAGTGTCTTTTATCTGTTTTGTCATTTGCAACATTACTTTTTCAGTAATTTGATAAGTGGCTCACGATACTCGTGATCTTTTTCATTAAGATAAATTCTATTTTTTTCGAAATCAAAATTCACAAATAGTTCTGCATAGTCTTGTTCACCTTCTAAGAAAATTTTAAACCTACTTTTATTGTTTACATAATTTGGTGAGTCTTGGTTTAAATTAGCGCAAGTAAAAGTTTGTGTGTCCTTTAAAACAAGATCTGTGTTTTTAAGGTCATACTTATCAGATAAAAATTGCAGTAAGACGTCACTTTCTTTCCCTCTAGAAATAAATTGAATTCCTTCCTTTAAAAACATATTTTTTGGTTCTCCATTCACAAAGCCAGGGGGAATGTCTTTTTTAAGGCGAATGGTAACTCCTACCTTTTCTTTGTTTAAAATTGCACGAGCAGTATATTCAAAATAAGAGTCCAGTTCTTCACGATTAACAATAGAAAGCGGAACATCAACGAATCCTTCTGTGGATTGAAAGTTGGTAATATTAACAACTTTTAAGTTTTCTTTTTTACAACTTACAAGTCCTAATGTAAGTACAGATAGCAATAATTTTTTCATAATTTTTGTTTTAGCTATGTGATGTACAAAGCTGAATCAATGGACGGTAAATATATATTTTTTACTGAAAGTTTACTTAGTGTATCCGAATAATTTTTGTCTATACTATTCTAGTCAATTTAAAATCGTTTAAAATATCTCTTCTTCGTTCTTAAAACTTTTAAATTCGATCGGATTGTTACTAAAATCTAAAACAAACATAGTTTTTTGTTCTCCACGAGTTCCTTTGTAACGTGTTTGTGGTGGTATAATAAATTCAATATTGTGAGATTGTAATGCATTTTTAATGAATTCAAACTCATGATCTTTTACAATACAACCAAAATGAGGAATTGGAACTTTTATATTATCCACTTTTCCACAGTAATCCAATTCCGGAATATTATTAGAAATATGAGCAGATAATTGATGTCCGAAAAAATCGAAGTCAATCCAATGTTCAGTTTGTCTTCCGATAGTACAGTTTAAAATTTCATGGTAAAATTCATGTGTACTTTGAATGTCTTTAACTTTAAATGCAAAATGAAATCTGTTCATAATTAATATCCTTTTTGTATTGAAACTACATTAATAAGTTCTTTTTCGTTTAACAAGTTTTTATAATTGGACACCACAATATCCGAAGCTGTTTCAATATTGGTGATAGCAGCAATATGTGGTGTTATGATAATATTCTTGTGTTCCCAAAATGGGTGATCTATTGGTAAAGGTTCAGTTCGAAAAACATCGAGTAAAGCACCTGATAAATGTTGATTATTTAATAACCTAAGTAAATCGTTTTCCACTAAATGTTCTCCGCGCCCGA
This genomic stretch from Tenacibaculum jejuense harbors:
- a CDS encoding VOC family protein, which codes for MNRFHFAFKVKDIQSTHEFYHEILNCTIGRQTEHWIDFDFFGHQLSAHISNNIPELDYCGKVDNIKVPIPHFGCIVKDHEFEFIKNALQSHNIEFIIPPQTRYKGTRGEQKTMFVLDFSNNPIEFKSFKNEEEIF